A stretch of the Pogona vitticeps strain Pit_001003342236 chromosome 8, PviZW2.1, whole genome shotgun sequence genome encodes the following:
- the RHOBTB2 gene encoding rho-related BTB domain-containing protein 2 isoform X3 encodes MPLNQALERSQLMDSDMDYERPNVETIKCVVVGDNAVGKTRLICARACNATLTQYQLLATHVPTVWAIDQYRVCQEVLERSRDVVDDVSVSLRLWDTFGDHHKDRRFAYGRSDVVVLCFSIANPNSLHHVKTMWYPEIKHFCPRAPVILVGCQLDLRYADLEAVNRARRPLARPIKSNEILPPEKGREVAKELGIPYYETSVVAQFGIKDVFDNAIRAALISRRHLQFWKSHLRNVQRPLLQAPFLPPKPPPPIILVPDPPSNNEEHPAHLLEDPLCADVILVLQERVKIYAHKVYLSTSSSKFYDLFLMDLSKEDQQETTESGIGASVPERTLYQERHHHGREFLLRAASFDICESAEEAGSAQQKPCLRASTSDGILRGNNYRERGLKRGKMLSSWSRAFVSIQEEMADDPVTYKPRPMVVVKMDPSIQLGPFRAVLKYLYTGELDENERDLMHIAHIAELLEVFDLRMMVANILNNEAFMNQEITKAFHVRRTNRVKECLAKGTFSDVTFMLDDGAISAHKPLLISSCDWMAAMFGGPFVESSTREVVLPYTNKSCMRAVLEYLYTGQFCSTPDLDYMKLIILANRLCLPHLVALTEQFTVSGLMEATSMLADIDGDVLVFLELAQFHGAYQLADWCLHHICTNYNNICRKYPREMKAMSAENQDYFEKHRWPPVWYLKEEDHFQRARKEREKEDYLHQKRQPKRRWLFWNTSSPAQSPSSSAATAAASSSSSSSSSSSAVV; translated from the exons ATGCCACTGAATCAGGCTCTCGAAAG GTCCCAATTAATGGATTCTGACATGGATTATGAAAGGCCAAACGTAGAAACTATCAAGTGCGTCGTGGTTGGGGACAACGCGGTGGGCAAAACCAGGCTCATTTGTGCCCGCGCATGCAATGCCACGCTGACCCAGTACCAGCTTCTGGCCACCCACGTGCCCACGGTCTGGGCCATCGATCAGTACCGtgtttgccaggag GTATTGGAGCGCTCCCGAGATGTAGTAGATGATGTTAGTGTTTCCTTGCGACTCTGGGATACATTTGGGGACCATCACAAAGACCGGCGCTTTGCTTATGGAAG ATCTGACGTTGTAGTATTATGCTTCTCCATTGCTAACCCCAACTCCCTACACCATGTGAAGACCATGTGGTACCCTGAGATCAAGCACTTCTGCCCCCGAGCACCCGTCATCCTCGTCGGCTGCCAGCTTGACCTTCGCTATGCTGACCTGGAGGCGGTAAATCGAGCAAGGCGACCCTTAGCGAG ACCAATCAAATCCAATGAAATTCTGCCCCCAGAAAAGGGCCGAGAGGTGGCCAAGGAGCTGGGGATCCCCTATTATGAGACCAGCGTCGTTGCTCAGTTTGGGATCAAGGACGTCTTCGACAACGCCATCCGAGCTGCCCTCATTTCCCGCCGGCATCTCCAGTTCTGGAAGTCCCACCTACGGAACGTCCAGAGACCACTGCTCCAGGCCCCTTTCCTGCCCCCCAAGCCACCTCCTCCCATCATCCTTGTTCCTGACCCTCCGTCCAACAACGAAGAACACCCAGCTCATCTGCTGGAGGACCCCTTGTGTGCAGATGTCATCCTGGTGCTGCAAGAGAGAGTCAAAATCTATGCACACAAGGTCTAcctctccacttcctcctccaaGTTCTACGACTTGTTTTTGATGGACCTGAGCAAGGAAGACCAGCAGGAGACAACCGAAAGTGGCATCGGAGCCAGTGTGCCGGAGCGAACCCTCTACCAGGAACGGCACCACCATGGACGGGAATTCCTCTTGAGAGCCGCGAGCTTTGATATCTGCGAGAGTGCCGAGGAAGCTGGCTCGGCCCAGCAAAAACCGTGCCTTAGAGCCTCCACCAGCGATGGGATATTGCGGGGCAACAACTACAGGGAACGCGGGCTAAAGAGGGGGAAGATGCTCTCCTCTTGGAGCCGTGCCTTTGTCAGCATCCAGGAGGAGATGGCGGATGATCCTGTGACCTACAAACCCCGACcgatggtggtggtgaagatgGATCCTTCCATCCAGCTGGGGCCCTTTCGGGCTGTGCTCAAATATCTGTACACAGGGGAACTGGATGAGAATGAGAGGGACCTCATGCATATTGCCCATATTGCTGAGCTACTGGAAGTCTTCGATCTCAGGATGATGGTGGCCAACATCCTGAACAATGAGGCTTTCATGAACCAGGAGATCACCAAAGCCTTCCACGTCAGGAGAACCAACCGAGTTAAGGAGTGTCTAGCCAAGGGAACATTTTCCG ATGTCACCTTTATGCTGGACGACGGTGCTATCAGTGCCCACAAACCCTTGCTAATCTCCAGCTGTGACTGGATGGCAGCCATGTTTGGAGGTCCATTTGTTGAGAGCTCAACTCGAGAG GTCGTGTTACCCTACACCAACAAAAGCTGCATGCGGGCAGTGCTGGAGTACCTGTACACCGGACAGTTTTGTTCCACACCAGATCTTGATTACATGAAGCTCATCATCCTAGCTAACCGCTTGTGTCTGCCACACCTGGTTGCACTAACGG AGCAGTTTACAGTGTCGGGACTAATGGAAGCGACATCAATGTTAGCGGACATTGACGGTGACGTCCTCGTGTTCCTGGAGCTGGCACAG TTCCACGGTGCCTATCAGCTTGCCGATTGGTGCCTCCATCACATCTGCACCAACTACAACAACATCTGCCGCAAGTACCCCCGTGAGATGAAAGCCATGTCAGCAG AGAACCAAGACTATTTTGAGAAGCATCGGTGGCCCCCAGTCTGGTACCTGAAGGAAGAGGACCACTTCCAGAGAGCCAGGAAAGAGCGTGAGAAGGAAGATTATCTCCACCAGAAACGGCAGCCCAAAAGGAGGTGGCTTTTTTGGAACACGTCCTCCCCCGCCCAGTCCCCTTCCTCATCTGCGGCCACAGcggctgcttcttcttcttcctcctcctcctcctcctcttccgctGTGGTTTGA
- the RHOBTB2 gene encoding rho-related BTB domain-containing protein 2 isoform X2, translated as MEFSSKAHLKLKSKMNSALSQLMDSDMDYERPNVETIKCVVVGDNAVGKTRLICARACNATLTQYQLLATHVPTVWAIDQYRVCQEVLERSRDVVDDVSVSLRLWDTFGDHHKDRRFAYGRSDVVVLCFSIANPNSLHHVKTMWYPEIKHFCPRAPVILVGCQLDLRYADLEAVNRARRPLARPIKSNEILPPEKGREVAKELGIPYYETSVVAQFGIKDVFDNAIRAALISRRHLQFWKSHLRNVQRPLLQAPFLPPKPPPPIILVPDPPSNNEEHPAHLLEDPLCADVILVLQERVKIYAHKVYLSTSSSKFYDLFLMDLSKEDQQETTESGIGASVPERTLYQERHHHGREFLLRAASFDICESAEEAGSAQQKPCLRASTSDGILRGNNYRERGLKRGKMLSSWSRAFVSIQEEMADDPVTYKPRPMVVVKMDPSIQLGPFRAVLKYLYTGELDENERDLMHIAHIAELLEVFDLRMMVANILNNEAFMNQEITKAFHVRRTNRVKECLAKGTFSDVTFMLDDGAISAHKPLLISSCDWMAAMFGGPFVESSTREVVLPYTNKSCMRAVLEYLYTGQFCSTPDLDYMKLIILANRLCLPHLVALTEQFTVSGLMEATSMLADIDGDVLVFLELAQFHGAYQLADWCLHHICTNYNNICRKYPREMKAMSAENQDYFEKHRWPPVWYLKEEDHFQRARKEREKEDYLHQKRQPKRRWLFWNTSSPAQSPSSSAATAAASSSSSSSSSSSAVV; from the exons GTCCCAATTAATGGATTCTGACATGGATTATGAAAGGCCAAACGTAGAAACTATCAAGTGCGTCGTGGTTGGGGACAACGCGGTGGGCAAAACCAGGCTCATTTGTGCCCGCGCATGCAATGCCACGCTGACCCAGTACCAGCTTCTGGCCACCCACGTGCCCACGGTCTGGGCCATCGATCAGTACCGtgtttgccaggag GTATTGGAGCGCTCCCGAGATGTAGTAGATGATGTTAGTGTTTCCTTGCGACTCTGGGATACATTTGGGGACCATCACAAAGACCGGCGCTTTGCTTATGGAAG ATCTGACGTTGTAGTATTATGCTTCTCCATTGCTAACCCCAACTCCCTACACCATGTGAAGACCATGTGGTACCCTGAGATCAAGCACTTCTGCCCCCGAGCACCCGTCATCCTCGTCGGCTGCCAGCTTGACCTTCGCTATGCTGACCTGGAGGCGGTAAATCGAGCAAGGCGACCCTTAGCGAG ACCAATCAAATCCAATGAAATTCTGCCCCCAGAAAAGGGCCGAGAGGTGGCCAAGGAGCTGGGGATCCCCTATTATGAGACCAGCGTCGTTGCTCAGTTTGGGATCAAGGACGTCTTCGACAACGCCATCCGAGCTGCCCTCATTTCCCGCCGGCATCTCCAGTTCTGGAAGTCCCACCTACGGAACGTCCAGAGACCACTGCTCCAGGCCCCTTTCCTGCCCCCCAAGCCACCTCCTCCCATCATCCTTGTTCCTGACCCTCCGTCCAACAACGAAGAACACCCAGCTCATCTGCTGGAGGACCCCTTGTGTGCAGATGTCATCCTGGTGCTGCAAGAGAGAGTCAAAATCTATGCACACAAGGTCTAcctctccacttcctcctccaaGTTCTACGACTTGTTTTTGATGGACCTGAGCAAGGAAGACCAGCAGGAGACAACCGAAAGTGGCATCGGAGCCAGTGTGCCGGAGCGAACCCTCTACCAGGAACGGCACCACCATGGACGGGAATTCCTCTTGAGAGCCGCGAGCTTTGATATCTGCGAGAGTGCCGAGGAAGCTGGCTCGGCCCAGCAAAAACCGTGCCTTAGAGCCTCCACCAGCGATGGGATATTGCGGGGCAACAACTACAGGGAACGCGGGCTAAAGAGGGGGAAGATGCTCTCCTCTTGGAGCCGTGCCTTTGTCAGCATCCAGGAGGAGATGGCGGATGATCCTGTGACCTACAAACCCCGACcgatggtggtggtgaagatgGATCCTTCCATCCAGCTGGGGCCCTTTCGGGCTGTGCTCAAATATCTGTACACAGGGGAACTGGATGAGAATGAGAGGGACCTCATGCATATTGCCCATATTGCTGAGCTACTGGAAGTCTTCGATCTCAGGATGATGGTGGCCAACATCCTGAACAATGAGGCTTTCATGAACCAGGAGATCACCAAAGCCTTCCACGTCAGGAGAACCAACCGAGTTAAGGAGTGTCTAGCCAAGGGAACATTTTCCG ATGTCACCTTTATGCTGGACGACGGTGCTATCAGTGCCCACAAACCCTTGCTAATCTCCAGCTGTGACTGGATGGCAGCCATGTTTGGAGGTCCATTTGTTGAGAGCTCAACTCGAGAG GTCGTGTTACCCTACACCAACAAAAGCTGCATGCGGGCAGTGCTGGAGTACCTGTACACCGGACAGTTTTGTTCCACACCAGATCTTGATTACATGAAGCTCATCATCCTAGCTAACCGCTTGTGTCTGCCACACCTGGTTGCACTAACGG AGCAGTTTACAGTGTCGGGACTAATGGAAGCGACATCAATGTTAGCGGACATTGACGGTGACGTCCTCGTGTTCCTGGAGCTGGCACAG TTCCACGGTGCCTATCAGCTTGCCGATTGGTGCCTCCATCACATCTGCACCAACTACAACAACATCTGCCGCAAGTACCCCCGTGAGATGAAAGCCATGTCAGCAG AGAACCAAGACTATTTTGAGAAGCATCGGTGGCCCCCAGTCTGGTACCTGAAGGAAGAGGACCACTTCCAGAGAGCCAGGAAAGAGCGTGAGAAGGAAGATTATCTCCACCAGAAACGGCAGCCCAAAAGGAGGTGGCTTTTTTGGAACACGTCCTCCCCCGCCCAGTCCCCTTCCTCATCTGCGGCCACAGcggctgcttcttcttcttcctcctcctcctcctcctcttccgctGTGGTTTGA
- the RHOBTB2 gene encoding rho-related BTB domain-containing protein 2 isoform X1: MEREIPVFRVRSQLMDSDMDYERPNVETIKCVVVGDNAVGKTRLICARACNATLTQYQLLATHVPTVWAIDQYRVCQEVLERSRDVVDDVSVSLRLWDTFGDHHKDRRFAYGRSDVVVLCFSIANPNSLHHVKTMWYPEIKHFCPRAPVILVGCQLDLRYADLEAVNRARRPLARPIKSNEILPPEKGREVAKELGIPYYETSVVAQFGIKDVFDNAIRAALISRRHLQFWKSHLRNVQRPLLQAPFLPPKPPPPIILVPDPPSNNEEHPAHLLEDPLCADVILVLQERVKIYAHKVYLSTSSSKFYDLFLMDLSKEDQQETTESGIGASVPERTLYQERHHHGREFLLRAASFDICESAEEAGSAQQKPCLRASTSDGILRGNNYRERGLKRGKMLSSWSRAFVSIQEEMADDPVTYKPRPMVVVKMDPSIQLGPFRAVLKYLYTGELDENERDLMHIAHIAELLEVFDLRMMVANILNNEAFMNQEITKAFHVRRTNRVKECLAKGTFSDVTFMLDDGAISAHKPLLISSCDWMAAMFGGPFVESSTREVVLPYTNKSCMRAVLEYLYTGQFCSTPDLDYMKLIILANRLCLPHLVALTEQFTVSGLMEATSMLADIDGDVLVFLELAQFHGAYQLADWCLHHICTNYNNICRKYPREMKAMSAENQDYFEKHRWPPVWYLKEEDHFQRARKEREKEDYLHQKRQPKRRWLFWNTSSPAQSPSSSAATAAASSSSSSSSSSSAVV, translated from the exons GTCCCAATTAATGGATTCTGACATGGATTATGAAAGGCCAAACGTAGAAACTATCAAGTGCGTCGTGGTTGGGGACAACGCGGTGGGCAAAACCAGGCTCATTTGTGCCCGCGCATGCAATGCCACGCTGACCCAGTACCAGCTTCTGGCCACCCACGTGCCCACGGTCTGGGCCATCGATCAGTACCGtgtttgccaggag GTATTGGAGCGCTCCCGAGATGTAGTAGATGATGTTAGTGTTTCCTTGCGACTCTGGGATACATTTGGGGACCATCACAAAGACCGGCGCTTTGCTTATGGAAG ATCTGACGTTGTAGTATTATGCTTCTCCATTGCTAACCCCAACTCCCTACACCATGTGAAGACCATGTGGTACCCTGAGATCAAGCACTTCTGCCCCCGAGCACCCGTCATCCTCGTCGGCTGCCAGCTTGACCTTCGCTATGCTGACCTGGAGGCGGTAAATCGAGCAAGGCGACCCTTAGCGAG ACCAATCAAATCCAATGAAATTCTGCCCCCAGAAAAGGGCCGAGAGGTGGCCAAGGAGCTGGGGATCCCCTATTATGAGACCAGCGTCGTTGCTCAGTTTGGGATCAAGGACGTCTTCGACAACGCCATCCGAGCTGCCCTCATTTCCCGCCGGCATCTCCAGTTCTGGAAGTCCCACCTACGGAACGTCCAGAGACCACTGCTCCAGGCCCCTTTCCTGCCCCCCAAGCCACCTCCTCCCATCATCCTTGTTCCTGACCCTCCGTCCAACAACGAAGAACACCCAGCTCATCTGCTGGAGGACCCCTTGTGTGCAGATGTCATCCTGGTGCTGCAAGAGAGAGTCAAAATCTATGCACACAAGGTCTAcctctccacttcctcctccaaGTTCTACGACTTGTTTTTGATGGACCTGAGCAAGGAAGACCAGCAGGAGACAACCGAAAGTGGCATCGGAGCCAGTGTGCCGGAGCGAACCCTCTACCAGGAACGGCACCACCATGGACGGGAATTCCTCTTGAGAGCCGCGAGCTTTGATATCTGCGAGAGTGCCGAGGAAGCTGGCTCGGCCCAGCAAAAACCGTGCCTTAGAGCCTCCACCAGCGATGGGATATTGCGGGGCAACAACTACAGGGAACGCGGGCTAAAGAGGGGGAAGATGCTCTCCTCTTGGAGCCGTGCCTTTGTCAGCATCCAGGAGGAGATGGCGGATGATCCTGTGACCTACAAACCCCGACcgatggtggtggtgaagatgGATCCTTCCATCCAGCTGGGGCCCTTTCGGGCTGTGCTCAAATATCTGTACACAGGGGAACTGGATGAGAATGAGAGGGACCTCATGCATATTGCCCATATTGCTGAGCTACTGGAAGTCTTCGATCTCAGGATGATGGTGGCCAACATCCTGAACAATGAGGCTTTCATGAACCAGGAGATCACCAAAGCCTTCCACGTCAGGAGAACCAACCGAGTTAAGGAGTGTCTAGCCAAGGGAACATTTTCCG ATGTCACCTTTATGCTGGACGACGGTGCTATCAGTGCCCACAAACCCTTGCTAATCTCCAGCTGTGACTGGATGGCAGCCATGTTTGGAGGTCCATTTGTTGAGAGCTCAACTCGAGAG GTCGTGTTACCCTACACCAACAAAAGCTGCATGCGGGCAGTGCTGGAGTACCTGTACACCGGACAGTTTTGTTCCACACCAGATCTTGATTACATGAAGCTCATCATCCTAGCTAACCGCTTGTGTCTGCCACACCTGGTTGCACTAACGG AGCAGTTTACAGTGTCGGGACTAATGGAAGCGACATCAATGTTAGCGGACATTGACGGTGACGTCCTCGTGTTCCTGGAGCTGGCACAG TTCCACGGTGCCTATCAGCTTGCCGATTGGTGCCTCCATCACATCTGCACCAACTACAACAACATCTGCCGCAAGTACCCCCGTGAGATGAAAGCCATGTCAGCAG AGAACCAAGACTATTTTGAGAAGCATCGGTGGCCCCCAGTCTGGTACCTGAAGGAAGAGGACCACTTCCAGAGAGCCAGGAAAGAGCGTGAGAAGGAAGATTATCTCCACCAGAAACGGCAGCCCAAAAGGAGGTGGCTTTTTTGGAACACGTCCTCCCCCGCCCAGTCCCCTTCCTCATCTGCGGCCACAGcggctgcttcttcttcttcctcctcctcctcctcctcttccgctGTGGTTTGA
- the RHOBTB2 gene encoding rho-related BTB domain-containing protein 2 isoform X4 has protein sequence MDSDMDYERPNVETIKCVVVGDNAVGKTRLICARACNATLTQYQLLATHVPTVWAIDQYRVCQEVLERSRDVVDDVSVSLRLWDTFGDHHKDRRFAYGRSDVVVLCFSIANPNSLHHVKTMWYPEIKHFCPRAPVILVGCQLDLRYADLEAVNRARRPLARPIKSNEILPPEKGREVAKELGIPYYETSVVAQFGIKDVFDNAIRAALISRRHLQFWKSHLRNVQRPLLQAPFLPPKPPPPIILVPDPPSNNEEHPAHLLEDPLCADVILVLQERVKIYAHKVYLSTSSSKFYDLFLMDLSKEDQQETTESGIGASVPERTLYQERHHHGREFLLRAASFDICESAEEAGSAQQKPCLRASTSDGILRGNNYRERGLKRGKMLSSWSRAFVSIQEEMADDPVTYKPRPMVVVKMDPSIQLGPFRAVLKYLYTGELDENERDLMHIAHIAELLEVFDLRMMVANILNNEAFMNQEITKAFHVRRTNRVKECLAKGTFSDVTFMLDDGAISAHKPLLISSCDWMAAMFGGPFVESSTREVVLPYTNKSCMRAVLEYLYTGQFCSTPDLDYMKLIILANRLCLPHLVALTEQFTVSGLMEATSMLADIDGDVLVFLELAQFHGAYQLADWCLHHICTNYNNICRKYPREMKAMSAENQDYFEKHRWPPVWYLKEEDHFQRARKEREKEDYLHQKRQPKRRWLFWNTSSPAQSPSSSAATAAASSSSSSSSSSSAVV, from the exons ATGGATTCTGACATGGATTATGAAAGGCCAAACGTAGAAACTATCAAGTGCGTCGTGGTTGGGGACAACGCGGTGGGCAAAACCAGGCTCATTTGTGCCCGCGCATGCAATGCCACGCTGACCCAGTACCAGCTTCTGGCCACCCACGTGCCCACGGTCTGGGCCATCGATCAGTACCGtgtttgccaggag GTATTGGAGCGCTCCCGAGATGTAGTAGATGATGTTAGTGTTTCCTTGCGACTCTGGGATACATTTGGGGACCATCACAAAGACCGGCGCTTTGCTTATGGAAG ATCTGACGTTGTAGTATTATGCTTCTCCATTGCTAACCCCAACTCCCTACACCATGTGAAGACCATGTGGTACCCTGAGATCAAGCACTTCTGCCCCCGAGCACCCGTCATCCTCGTCGGCTGCCAGCTTGACCTTCGCTATGCTGACCTGGAGGCGGTAAATCGAGCAAGGCGACCCTTAGCGAG ACCAATCAAATCCAATGAAATTCTGCCCCCAGAAAAGGGCCGAGAGGTGGCCAAGGAGCTGGGGATCCCCTATTATGAGACCAGCGTCGTTGCTCAGTTTGGGATCAAGGACGTCTTCGACAACGCCATCCGAGCTGCCCTCATTTCCCGCCGGCATCTCCAGTTCTGGAAGTCCCACCTACGGAACGTCCAGAGACCACTGCTCCAGGCCCCTTTCCTGCCCCCCAAGCCACCTCCTCCCATCATCCTTGTTCCTGACCCTCCGTCCAACAACGAAGAACACCCAGCTCATCTGCTGGAGGACCCCTTGTGTGCAGATGTCATCCTGGTGCTGCAAGAGAGAGTCAAAATCTATGCACACAAGGTCTAcctctccacttcctcctccaaGTTCTACGACTTGTTTTTGATGGACCTGAGCAAGGAAGACCAGCAGGAGACAACCGAAAGTGGCATCGGAGCCAGTGTGCCGGAGCGAACCCTCTACCAGGAACGGCACCACCATGGACGGGAATTCCTCTTGAGAGCCGCGAGCTTTGATATCTGCGAGAGTGCCGAGGAAGCTGGCTCGGCCCAGCAAAAACCGTGCCTTAGAGCCTCCACCAGCGATGGGATATTGCGGGGCAACAACTACAGGGAACGCGGGCTAAAGAGGGGGAAGATGCTCTCCTCTTGGAGCCGTGCCTTTGTCAGCATCCAGGAGGAGATGGCGGATGATCCTGTGACCTACAAACCCCGACcgatggtggtggtgaagatgGATCCTTCCATCCAGCTGGGGCCCTTTCGGGCTGTGCTCAAATATCTGTACACAGGGGAACTGGATGAGAATGAGAGGGACCTCATGCATATTGCCCATATTGCTGAGCTACTGGAAGTCTTCGATCTCAGGATGATGGTGGCCAACATCCTGAACAATGAGGCTTTCATGAACCAGGAGATCACCAAAGCCTTCCACGTCAGGAGAACCAACCGAGTTAAGGAGTGTCTAGCCAAGGGAACATTTTCCG ATGTCACCTTTATGCTGGACGACGGTGCTATCAGTGCCCACAAACCCTTGCTAATCTCCAGCTGTGACTGGATGGCAGCCATGTTTGGAGGTCCATTTGTTGAGAGCTCAACTCGAGAG GTCGTGTTACCCTACACCAACAAAAGCTGCATGCGGGCAGTGCTGGAGTACCTGTACACCGGACAGTTTTGTTCCACACCAGATCTTGATTACATGAAGCTCATCATCCTAGCTAACCGCTTGTGTCTGCCACACCTGGTTGCACTAACGG AGCAGTTTACAGTGTCGGGACTAATGGAAGCGACATCAATGTTAGCGGACATTGACGGTGACGTCCTCGTGTTCCTGGAGCTGGCACAG TTCCACGGTGCCTATCAGCTTGCCGATTGGTGCCTCCATCACATCTGCACCAACTACAACAACATCTGCCGCAAGTACCCCCGTGAGATGAAAGCCATGTCAGCAG AGAACCAAGACTATTTTGAGAAGCATCGGTGGCCCCCAGTCTGGTACCTGAAGGAAGAGGACCACTTCCAGAGAGCCAGGAAAGAGCGTGAGAAGGAAGATTATCTCCACCAGAAACGGCAGCCCAAAAGGAGGTGGCTTTTTTGGAACACGTCCTCCCCCGCCCAGTCCCCTTCCTCATCTGCGGCCACAGcggctgcttcttcttcttcctcctcctcctcctcctcttccgctGTGGTTTGA